In Rhinolophus sinicus isolate RSC01 chromosome X, ASM3656204v1, whole genome shotgun sequence, a single genomic region encodes these proteins:
- the ZNF157 gene encoding zinc finger protein 157 isoform X4 has translation MIFKLERGEELWVLEEESSGHGYTGSLSLLCGNSSVGGSALRHDNDLQHQKIQTADQTLEYNGYGKVLYKKMGFVEHKRAHTGDKNFECHECGKIYCRKSNLTEHLRIHTGERPYKCGECAKTFSARSYLIAHHKTHTGEKPFECNECGKSFGRKSQLILHQRTHTGERPYECTECRKTFSEKATLTIHQRTHTGEKPYECSECGRKFCVKISLTQHQRTHTGEKPYECGDCGKNFRAKKSLNQHQRTHTGEKPYKCEECGKFFRMKTTLNNHQRTHTGEKPYQCNECGKSFRVHSSLGIHQRIHTGEKPYECNKCGNAFYVKARLIEHQRMHSGEKPYECSECGKIFSMKKSLRQHQKTHTGEKPYECSECGNAFYLKVRLIEHQRIHTGERPFECQECGKAFCRKAHLTEHQRTHCLPVGPPCSSVQRYFFTGAAAVPRGSNSLIQFAVFQPNGTATP, from the exons gctCCCTCTCACTGCTGTGTGGCAACAGTTCTGTTGGGGGTAGTGCCCTCAGGCATGATAACGACCTTCAGCATCAGAAGATTCAAACTGCAGATCAAACTCTTGAATATAACGGGTATGGGAAAGTCCTCTACAAGAAGATGGGCTTTGTTGAACATAAAAGAGCACACACAGGAGACAAAAACTTTGAATGTCACGAATGTGGGAAAATTTACTGCAGGAAATCAAACCTTACTGAACATCTGCGAATACACACGGGGGAGAGACCCTATAAATGTGGTGAATGTGCAAAAACCTTTAGTGCAAGATCATACCTCATTGCTCATCATAAAACTCACACAGGGGAGAAGCCTtttgaatgtaatgaatgtgggaaatctTTTGGCAGGAAGTCACAACTCATCCTCCATCAGAGAACACACACCGGAGAGAGACCCTATGAATGTACTGAATGTAGAAAAACCTTTTCTGAGAAGGCAACCCTCACAATtcatcagagaactcacacaggggagaagccctatgaatgtaGTGAATGTGGGAGAAAATTTTGCGTTAAGATATCCCTTACCCAACACCAGAGAACTCACactggggagaaaccctatgaatgtggTGACTGTGGGAAAAACTTCCGTGCAAAGAAATCCCTAAATCAACACCAGAGAACTCATACAGGtgagaaaccctataaatgtgaGGAGTGCGGGAAATTCTTCAGAATGAAGACGACTCTCAATAATCACCAGAGAACTCACACAGGTGAAAAACCCTatcaatgtaatgaatgtgggaagtcTTTCAGGGTGCATTCATCTCTTGGGATACATCAGCgaattcacacaggagagaaaccttatgaatgtaataAATGTGGTAATGCCTTCTATGTCAAAGCACGCCTCATTGAACATCAGAGAATGCAttcaggagagaaaccctatgaatgcagTGAATGTGGAAAAATCTTTAGTATGAAGAAATCTCTTCGTCAACACCAGAAaactcacacaggagagaaaccttatgaatgtagcGAATGCGGAAATGCCTTTTATTTGAAAGTACGCCTCATTGAACATCAGCGAATTCACACAGGAGAGAGACCTTTTGAATGTcaagaatgtgggaaagccttctgCCGGAAAGCACACCTCACAGAACATCAGAGAACTCAC TGTCTCCCTGTTGGGCCTCCATGTTCATCTGTCCAGCGTTACTTCTTCACTGGGGCAGCAGCAGTTCCTCGTGGTAGCAACAGTTTAATCCAGTTTGCAGTTTTCCAGCCTAATGGTACCGCAACCCCCTAG
- the ZNF157 gene encoding zinc finger protein 157 isoform X3 has product MHKDVMLENYSNLASVGLCVAKPEMIFKLERGEELWVLEEESSGHGYTGSLSLLCGNSSVGGSALRHDNDLQHQKIQTADQTLEYNGYGKVLYKKMGFVEHKRAHTGDKNFECHECGKIYCRKSNLTEHLRIHTGERPYKCGECAKTFSARSYLIAHHKTHTGEKPFECNECGKSFGRKSQLILHQRTHTGERPYECTECRKTFSEKATLTIHQRTHTGEKPYECSECGRKFCVKISLTQHQRTHTGEKPYECGDCGKNFRAKKSLNQHQRTHTGEKPYKCEECGKFFRMKTTLNNHQRTHTGEKPYQCNECGKSFRVHSSLGIHQRIHTGEKPYECNKCGNAFYVKARLIEHQRMHSGEKPYECSECGKIFSMKKSLRQHQKTHTGEKPYECSECGNAFYLKVRLIEHQRIHTGERPFECQECGKAFCRKAHLTEHQRTHCLPVGPPCSSVQRYFFTGAAAVPRGSNSLIQFAVFQPNGTATP; this is encoded by the exons gctCCCTCTCACTGCTGTGTGGCAACAGTTCTGTTGGGGGTAGTGCCCTCAGGCATGATAACGACCTTCAGCATCAGAAGATTCAAACTGCAGATCAAACTCTTGAATATAACGGGTATGGGAAAGTCCTCTACAAGAAGATGGGCTTTGTTGAACATAAAAGAGCACACACAGGAGACAAAAACTTTGAATGTCACGAATGTGGGAAAATTTACTGCAGGAAATCAAACCTTACTGAACATCTGCGAATACACACGGGGGAGAGACCCTATAAATGTGGTGAATGTGCAAAAACCTTTAGTGCAAGATCATACCTCATTGCTCATCATAAAACTCACACAGGGGAGAAGCCTtttgaatgtaatgaatgtgggaaatctTTTGGCAGGAAGTCACAACTCATCCTCCATCAGAGAACACACACCGGAGAGAGACCCTATGAATGTACTGAATGTAGAAAAACCTTTTCTGAGAAGGCAACCCTCACAATtcatcagagaactcacacaggggagaagccctatgaatgtaGTGAATGTGGGAGAAAATTTTGCGTTAAGATATCCCTTACCCAACACCAGAGAACTCACactggggagaaaccctatgaatgtggTGACTGTGGGAAAAACTTCCGTGCAAAGAAATCCCTAAATCAACACCAGAGAACTCATACAGGtgagaaaccctataaatgtgaGGAGTGCGGGAAATTCTTCAGAATGAAGACGACTCTCAATAATCACCAGAGAACTCACACAGGTGAAAAACCCTatcaatgtaatgaatgtgggaagtcTTTCAGGGTGCATTCATCTCTTGGGATACATCAGCgaattcacacaggagagaaaccttatgaatgtaataAATGTGGTAATGCCTTCTATGTCAAAGCACGCCTCATTGAACATCAGAGAATGCAttcaggagagaaaccctatgaatgcagTGAATGTGGAAAAATCTTTAGTATGAAGAAATCTCTTCGTCAACACCAGAAaactcacacaggagagaaaccttatgaatgtagcGAATGCGGAAATGCCTTTTATTTGAAAGTACGCCTCATTGAACATCAGCGAATTCACACAGGAGAGAGACCTTTTGAATGTcaagaatgtgggaaagccttctgCCGGAAAGCACACCTCACAGAACATCAGAGAACTCAC TGTCTCCCTGTTGGGCCTCCATGTTCATCTGTCCAGCGTTACTTCTTCACTGGGGCAGCAGCAGTTCCTCGTGGTAGCAACAGTTTAATCCAGTTTGCAGTTTTCCAGCCTAATGGTACCGCAACCCCCTAG